One window of Bactrocera tryoni isolate S06 chromosome 2, CSIRO_BtryS06_freeze2, whole genome shotgun sequence genomic DNA carries:
- the LOC120769539 gene encoding uncharacterized protein LOC120769539, with the protein MVSAVKSLLAIAVIASVACSAFAVRCYICDSITNPKCGQKFEASDDMKYDCARISPPRFLPNFVNVLNATGCMRKVLDITGDPQVIRGCFYGDVSNTQSGCQADPSLPFVKQLACDICTENLCNGSNATAP; encoded by the exons atggtttCTGCTGTAAAATCATTGTTGGCTATTGCCGTTATCGCCAGTGTTGCATGTTCAG CCTTTGCCGTGCGATGCTACATCTGCGACTCGATCACCAATCCCAAGTGCGGTCAGAAATTCGAGGCCAGCGATGACATGAAATACGATTGCGCACGCATATCGCCGCCGCGCTTCCTGCCGAACTTCGTCAACGTGCTCAATGCCACCGGCTGCATGAGGAAGGTGCTCGACA TTACCGGAGATCCCCAGGTCATCCGTGGCTGCTTCTATGGTGATGTTTCGAATACGCAATCCGGCTGCCAGGCCGATCCCTCTTTGCCATTCGTGAAGCAGTTGGCGTGCGATATTTGCACCGAAAATCTCTGCAATGGCTCCAACGCCACAGCCCCATAG